The Nitrospira sp. genome contains a region encoding:
- a CDS encoding PAS domain-containing protein yields the protein MKAKPLVWISCGLVSLTISLMLAGYSLVDLVPSHDRQVFEYRRDLAESLAVQYSALAERDQIETIQFAMKTLATRNQNILSLALLQRAGVVVAQVGDHAHVWVQPPGDQSTLQFLQVPIFSADRPWGVLQIAFRESESSGVGRFLTDPWVQFLAFMSVMGFIGYLLFMKRTLRQLDPSGIVPTRVKAALDALTQGVVMIDTQDLIVLANDSFGRAVDRSVTSLIGHDLGALEWASTVSSDPLAVHPWTRGIMDRQSVDKTPLLLSLPEGEPRKFLVTTVPIMDDESMVRGALVSFHDVTELDRANAQLKEANSELESSRREILSKNQELEAMNTNLHVEMNERRKAEAEKEKLYRQLMQASRQAGMADVASNVLHNVGNVLNSINVSTDTLLRTLKRPMAGDVRRIASLFHEHQNNLQEFLTADSMGKQIPTYLDLVAESLSESHQTLQSELDSLVKKVDHIKHVIMSQQEIARAANIREPASVECLMEQALLLAIPEPEKYHIHVAREYSPVPTILTDRHQVLQVLVNVITNAKNAMVEHSSLPRQLTLRIEVYSDRQPFVRFTVTDTGGGIKAEHIPKLFAQGFTTRTAGHGLGLHGAAILAKNLGGTLQAESAGEGCGATFTLALPLVLAEAAA from the coding sequence ATGAAAGCCAAACCTTTGGTCTGGATCAGTTGTGGTCTGGTCAGTTTGACGATCAGCCTTATGCTGGCCGGTTATTCGCTTGTCGATTTGGTGCCTAGCCACGATCGTCAAGTATTCGAGTATCGGCGAGATTTGGCCGAGTCGCTTGCAGTTCAATACTCGGCCTTGGCTGAACGCGATCAGATCGAAACGATTCAATTTGCGATGAAGACGCTCGCCACGCGGAATCAAAACATTCTGTCGTTGGCTCTACTTCAAAGGGCAGGCGTGGTTGTTGCGCAGGTCGGCGATCATGCGCATGTCTGGGTTCAACCACCCGGTGACCAGTCGACGCTCCAATTTCTCCAAGTCCCGATCTTTTCCGCGGACCGGCCATGGGGAGTGCTCCAGATTGCGTTCCGCGAGTCTGAGAGCTCCGGAGTCGGACGCTTTTTGACCGATCCATGGGTACAGTTCCTGGCGTTCATGAGTGTCATGGGATTCATTGGGTACCTCTTGTTCATGAAACGCACACTCCGGCAACTGGATCCCTCCGGCATCGTTCCGACACGCGTGAAAGCCGCGCTCGATGCGCTGACACAAGGCGTGGTCATGATCGACACTCAGGACCTGATCGTCCTGGCGAATGACTCATTCGGTCGCGCCGTCGATAGATCTGTGACGTCGTTGATCGGTCACGATCTCGGGGCTCTCGAATGGGCATCAACCGTTTCATCGGATCCGCTGGCCGTTCATCCGTGGACTCGAGGCATTATGGATAGACAGTCCGTGGATAAAACTCCTCTGCTCCTAAGCCTTCCTGAGGGCGAGCCGAGAAAATTTCTGGTTACCACCGTACCGATTATGGACGACGAATCGATGGTCAGAGGCGCGTTGGTCTCTTTCCATGATGTGACCGAGCTTGATCGGGCGAATGCCCAACTCAAGGAAGCCAACAGCGAATTGGAATCGTCACGCCGTGAGATCCTCAGCAAGAACCAGGAACTCGAAGCGATGAACACCAATCTTCACGTGGAAATGAATGAACGGAGAAAGGCGGAAGCAGAAAAAGAGAAACTGTACAGGCAACTCATGCAGGCCTCGCGGCAAGCTGGGATGGCCGATGTGGCGTCAAATGTCTTGCATAATGTCGGGAACGTGCTCAACAGCATCAACGTATCGACGGATACCTTGCTGAGGACGCTCAAGAGGCCGATGGCGGGTGATGTCCGCCGGATTGCGTCACTGTTCCATGAGCATCAGAACAACTTACAAGAATTCTTGACGGCTGATTCAATGGGGAAGCAGATCCCTACCTATCTCGATTTGGTGGCCGAATCGCTGAGTGAAAGCCATCAGACACTCCAAAGCGAGCTCGACTCGCTCGTGAAAAAGGTCGACCACATCAAACACGTGATTATGTCGCAGCAGGAGATTGCCCGCGCGGCAAATATCCGAGAACCCGCGTCAGTCGAATGCTTGATGGAACAAGCCTTGTTGCTGGCGATTCCCGAGCCGGAGAAGTATCACATCCACGTCGCGCGGGAATACAGCCCGGTCCCCACGATCTTGACGGATCGCCATCAGGTCTTACAGGTGTTGGTGAATGTGATCACCAATGCCAAGAACGCGATGGTTGAACACTCGAGCCTCCCTCGGCAGTTGACGCTACGCATTGAAGTGTATTCCGATCGCCAACCGTTCGTTCGCTTTACGGTTACTGACACTGGAGGTGGGATCAAAGCGGAGCATATCCCGAAACTCTTCGCCCAAGGGTTTACGACGCGAACGGCCGGCCATGGACTTGGACTGCATGGCGCCGCCATTCTGGCCAAGAATCTGGGCGGAACGCTGCAAGCGGAAAGCGCGGGCGAAGGGTGTGGGGCTACCTTCACGCTTGCCCTTCCGTTAGTCCTCGCAGAGGCCGCCGCATGA
- a CDS encoding diguanylate cyclase, whose translation MSTDLLNRRILVVDDNSSIHHDFRKILQPETGQKALEQARAALFGQPISVQSAEVFEVDCAEQGQKALSLLEAAGNDGRPYAVAFVDMRMPPGWDGLETIERLWEADGRLQIVICTAYSDQPWDEISEKIGRTDKLLILQKPFIGIEVMQLAAALCRKWDLGSKAAWRLNELSHLVDERTVELQRANHQLTQINGTLRRTVADLEAAQAEILRQNGELERLASRDPLTGCLNRRAFYALFETVFADSGKHGTELCCLMVDIDRFKWVNDQLGHAVGDQAIQAVAHCLSAGLRLTDIVGRYGGEEFCLIFPRTTLAEASDLAERLRIRIQTEAGGRVRMARGLVLTVSIGVSTTALGARTPLELIDQADKALYAAKQGTRNCVMALDLLVPWLKPSEQLERQVRRITPHSSSSNAR comes from the coding sequence GTGTCGACGGACCTTCTCAATCGCCGAATTCTGGTCGTAGACGATAATTCGTCGATTCATCATGACTTTAGAAAAATTCTTCAACCCGAGACCGGACAGAAAGCGCTGGAACAGGCTCGTGCGGCACTTTTTGGGCAGCCTATCTCTGTCCAGTCTGCCGAAGTGTTCGAGGTCGATTGCGCAGAACAAGGACAGAAGGCCCTTTCCTTATTGGAGGCGGCAGGCAACGATGGGCGCCCGTATGCCGTGGCGTTTGTGGATATGCGGATGCCTCCCGGGTGGGATGGGTTGGAGACCATCGAGCGTCTTTGGGAGGCTGATGGGCGGCTGCAGATAGTCATTTGCACGGCCTATTCAGATCAACCTTGGGACGAAATCAGCGAGAAAATAGGAAGAACTGACAAGTTATTGATCCTTCAGAAGCCGTTTATCGGCATTGAAGTCATGCAACTCGCCGCTGCGCTCTGCCGGAAGTGGGATTTGGGAAGTAAGGCTGCATGGCGACTGAACGAATTGAGCCATCTCGTCGATGAACGCACGGTGGAGCTCCAACGCGCCAACCACCAGCTCACACAGATCAATGGCACCTTAAGGCGAACCGTGGCGGACCTTGAAGCGGCGCAGGCGGAGATTCTACGACAAAACGGTGAGCTGGAACGCCTCGCATCCCGAGACCCGCTCACCGGCTGCTTGAACCGCCGCGCGTTCTACGCGTTGTTCGAAACAGTGTTTGCAGACAGTGGCAAACACGGGACCGAACTCTGTTGCTTGATGGTCGATATCGACAGGTTCAAGTGGGTGAACGATCAACTCGGACATGCCGTCGGGGATCAAGCCATCCAAGCGGTCGCACATTGTCTGTCCGCGGGGTTGCGTTTGACGGATATCGTGGGGCGATATGGAGGTGAGGAGTTCTGCTTAATATTCCCACGTACAACGCTTGCGGAAGCTTCGGACCTGGCGGAGCGTCTGCGGATTCGGATTCAAACAGAAGCCGGCGGACGCGTGCGCATGGCGCGCGGGCTGGTCCTTACGGTGAGTATCGGAGTGTCGACAACCGCTCTTGGTGCGCGAACTCCGTTGGAGCTGATCGATCAAGCAGACAAGGCTCTCTATGCCGCCAAGCAAGGTACGCGGAACTGTGTGATGGCGCTCGATCTGTTGGTTCCATGGCTGAAACCTTCCGAGCAGCTCGAACGTCAAGTCAGGCGGATCACCCCCCACTCAAGTTCATCGAATGCCCGATAG
- a CDS encoding succinate dehydrogenase cytochrome b subunit, which yields MTRLVSHFRSSVGSKVVMALTGLGLIVYVVFHMLGNLQVFEGPHALNSYAALLHEMPILLWTARLGLLSIAVVHIVLAIQLTLRNRRARPTAYAIREYRQASLASRTMAVSGVVLLLFIVFHLLHVTAGVVDPSFSDRVDAEGYRDVYARLIHAFRNPLIVGLYLAGQLGLGLHVSHAVSSSLQSLGLEHAAFNRLFKSAGPAVALLVVLGNVAIILAVFLGIVRA from the coding sequence ATGACACGCCTGGTTAGTCATTTTCGGTCCTCCGTCGGCAGCAAAGTCGTGATGGCCCTGACCGGACTGGGGCTCATCGTCTATGTCGTCTTCCACATGTTGGGGAATCTTCAGGTATTCGAAGGACCCCATGCGCTCAATAGTTACGCGGCGTTACTGCACGAGATGCCGATCCTCTTATGGACAGCCCGACTAGGGTTGCTGAGTATCGCGGTTGTCCACATCGTGCTGGCCATCCAGCTGACCTTGCGAAACCGCCGCGCCCGCCCGACCGCGTACGCGATCCGTGAGTATCGCCAAGCTTCATTGGCTTCAAGGACGATGGCGGTCTCCGGGGTGGTCCTGTTGCTCTTCATCGTGTTCCATTTGCTGCATGTGACGGCGGGCGTCGTCGATCCATCATTTTCCGATCGTGTCGATGCGGAGGGCTATCGCGATGTCTATGCCAGGTTGATCCATGCCTTTCGGAATCCACTCATCGTAGGGCTCTACCTAGCGGGTCAGTTGGGGCTGGGCTTGCATGTGAGCCATGCCGTCTCCAGCAGCTTACAGTCCCTCGGATTGGAACATGCGGCGTTCAATCGTCTATTCAAGTCCGCTGGTCCTGCGGTCGCGCTGTTGGTGGTGCTTGGCAATGTCGCCATCATTCTGGCCGTCTTCCTGGGGATTGTGCGCGCATGA
- a CDS encoding fumarate reductase/succinate dehydrogenase flavoprotein subunit, whose translation MTMLNAKIPSGPLETKWDRRRFSEKLISPNNKRKLTVIVVGSGLAGASAASTLGQLGYQVECFCFQDSPRRAHSIAAQGGINAAKNYQDDGDSVGRLFYDTIKGGDFRSREANVYRLAQVSTQIIDQCVALGIPFAREYGGQLANRSFGGVQVSRTFYCRGQTGQQLLLGAYSALCWQIERGQVTMRPRTEMLDLIVVDGQARGIVVRDLVTGRLSVHTAHAVVLATGGYSNVYYLSTNASGSNVTATYRAWKQGAGFANPCFTQIHPTAIPPGDAYQAKLTLMSESLRNDGRLWVPKMSADHRCPGDISAAERDYFLERRYPRFGNLAPRDIASRAVKDVCDEGRGVGPSGHGVYLDFADVIEQEGLDVVRERYGNLFDMYHRITGEDAYHAPMRIYPAPHYTMGGLWVDYNLMSTVPGLFVIGEANFADHGANRLGASSLMQGLADGYFILPYTIGHYLATAKLSLIREDHKDARAALQRVTNRIDRLLNAKGRRTAASFHRDVGTLLWNHCGMSRNQAGLTLALASVPALREEFWRDVMIPGSGEAFNQELEYAGRVADYLEFAELLCHDALHREESCGAHFREEYQTDDGEPKRDDSRFAHVAAWEYREGAPPILHKEPLAFEFVQPTTRSYQ comes from the coding sequence ATGACGATGCTCAATGCAAAAATTCCTTCCGGGCCGTTGGAAACGAAATGGGACCGGCGCCGGTTCAGCGAAAAGCTGATCAGCCCCAACAACAAACGAAAGCTCACGGTCATTGTCGTCGGCAGCGGTCTCGCCGGAGCCAGCGCGGCGTCAACGTTGGGACAGCTAGGCTACCAGGTGGAGTGCTTTTGTTTTCAGGACAGCCCGCGCCGTGCGCACAGCATTGCGGCGCAGGGAGGCATCAACGCGGCGAAGAATTACCAGGACGACGGGGACAGTGTGGGCCGGCTATTTTATGACACCATCAAAGGCGGAGATTTTCGCTCTCGAGAGGCGAACGTCTATCGGCTTGCTCAGGTCAGCACCCAAATCATCGACCAATGTGTGGCGCTCGGCATTCCGTTCGCCAGGGAATACGGGGGGCAGTTGGCAAACCGGTCATTCGGCGGTGTCCAAGTCTCCCGTACGTTCTATTGTCGGGGGCAGACCGGACAACAGCTTCTCTTAGGCGCCTATTCGGCGCTCTGTTGGCAGATTGAGCGCGGACAAGTCACCATGCGCCCGCGTACCGAGATGCTTGATCTTATTGTGGTCGACGGTCAGGCTCGGGGTATTGTGGTGCGCGATCTGGTCACTGGACGGTTGAGTGTTCATACGGCCCATGCCGTGGTGCTTGCCACGGGTGGCTACAGCAACGTGTACTACCTGTCGACCAATGCCAGCGGCAGCAACGTGACAGCCACGTACCGGGCATGGAAGCAGGGGGCGGGGTTCGCAAATCCTTGCTTTACGCAGATCCATCCAACGGCGATCCCGCCGGGAGACGCGTATCAGGCCAAGTTGACCCTGATGTCCGAATCGCTCCGCAACGACGGGCGACTGTGGGTGCCGAAGATGTCGGCGGATCACCGGTGTCCCGGCGACATTTCTGCTGCAGAACGTGACTACTTTCTGGAACGCCGGTATCCGCGCTTCGGCAATCTCGCGCCACGAGACATTGCATCCCGCGCCGTGAAGGACGTTTGCGATGAGGGTCGTGGTGTCGGGCCCAGTGGTCATGGTGTGTACCTGGATTTCGCCGATGTGATTGAACAGGAAGGGCTGGATGTGGTTCGCGAGCGCTACGGCAACTTATTCGACATGTATCATCGAATCACGGGTGAAGACGCCTATCACGCGCCGATGCGGATTTATCCGGCGCCGCACTATACGATGGGAGGTCTCTGGGTCGATTACAATCTTATGAGTACCGTTCCGGGGCTTTTCGTGATCGGCGAAGCGAACTTTGCGGACCACGGCGCCAACCGGCTTGGAGCCAGTTCGTTGATGCAAGGGCTCGCGGACGGCTATTTCATTCTTCCGTATACGATCGGCCATTACTTGGCGACGGCGAAGCTTTCCCTGATCCGGGAGGACCACAAGGACGCTCGCGCGGCGCTTCAGCGCGTGACGAATCGGATCGATCGCCTGCTGAACGCGAAGGGGCGTCGAACGGCCGCCTCCTTTCATCGTGATGTCGGCACGCTGTTATGGAATCATTGTGGGATGTCTCGCAATCAGGCAGGACTCACGCTGGCGCTGGCATCGGTCCCGGCGCTACGGGAAGAATTTTGGCGAGATGTGATGATCCCTGGCTCTGGAGAAGCGTTCAACCAAGAATTGGAATATGCGGGGCGGGTGGCCGACTATCTCGAATTCGCCGAACTGCTCTGTCACGATGCGTTGCATCGGGAAGAGTCATGCGGGGCTCATTTCCGCGAGGAGTATCAGACGGACGACGGTGAACCGAAACGCGATGACAGCCGCTTCGCGCACGTGGCTGCCTGGGAGTATCGAGAGGGGGCGCCGCCTATTTTGCACAAGGAGCCCCTTGCCTTCGAGTTCGTACAACCGACAACGAGAAGCTATCAGTGA
- a CDS encoding succinate dehydrogenase/fumarate reductase iron-sulfur subunit — protein MTFTLNIWRQKGPEDSGRFVTYEARDVSAGMSFLEMLDSVNQRLIADGEEPVAFEQDCREGICGSCSLVINGVPHGPDRGITTCQLYMRRFPDGAVITIEPWRARSFPIIKDLVVDRRALDRIMQAGGYISVNTGGAVDGNVLLIGKDQAETAMDAASCIGCGACVAACKNASAMLFVAAKVSHLASLPQGKPERTHRVRAMLEAMDREGFGSCGNQYECEAVCPKSIGVRFIANLNREYLRAGVVESGLLSEPEAPHAESA, from the coding sequence ATGACATTCACGTTGAACATTTGGCGCCAGAAGGGTCCGGAGGACAGCGGCCGGTTTGTGACGTATGAAGCGCGCGACGTGAGCGCCGGCATGTCGTTCCTGGAAATGCTCGATAGTGTTAATCAAAGGTTGATCGCCGATGGCGAAGAGCCGGTTGCATTCGAACAGGATTGCCGCGAAGGCATTTGCGGAAGTTGTTCGTTGGTGATCAACGGCGTTCCGCACGGCCCGGACCGTGGCATTACCACCTGTCAGCTATACATGCGGCGGTTTCCTGATGGGGCCGTCATCACGATCGAACCGTGGCGGGCACGGTCCTTCCCCATCATCAAGGACCTGGTGGTCGATCGCCGCGCGCTGGATCGGATTATGCAAGCGGGCGGCTATATCTCCGTCAACACCGGTGGAGCGGTGGATGGGAACGTCCTGTTGATCGGGAAAGATCAAGCCGAAACTGCGATGGATGCTGCCTCGTGTATCGGCTGCGGGGCCTGTGTGGCGGCGTGCAAGAATGCCTCGGCCATGCTGTTCGTAGCGGCGAAGGTGTCGCACCTGGCGAGTTTGCCGCAAGGAAAGCCCGAGCGAACGCACCGCGTGAGAGCGATGCTCGAAGCCATGGATCGGGAAGGATTTGGTTCTTGCGGCAACCAGTATGAGTGCGAAGCCGTCTGTCCCAAAAGCATCGGCGTCCGGTTCATCGCCAACCTCAATCGTGAATACCTCCGTGCCGGCGTCGTCGAATCCGGTCTTCTCAGTGAGCCCGAAGCCCCCCACGCAGAGTCTGCCTAG
- a CDS encoding PilZ domain-containing protein, giving the protein MSRQVICPQCRKDGAAPARPQSLREFVVALIWMAPFHCRHCDHRFLARRRGTEGSSQLIDRREHLRIPVRLCLSFSGGKIRGDGTVMDLSLGGCIIKSETQVHIDDIFYLEIVLAEDEVPVEVAAMVRSVSARGIAFKFLRKAQENKRLLNFIQSHSGSTSSVLSKAVESTVST; this is encoded by the coding sequence ATGAGTCGTCAAGTGATTTGCCCACAATGTCGAAAAGACGGTGCCGCTCCCGCACGGCCGCAATCACTGCGTGAATTCGTCGTGGCGCTGATTTGGATGGCTCCGTTTCACTGCCGGCATTGTGATCATCGGTTTCTCGCTCGTCGCCGAGGCACGGAAGGATCGTCACAGCTTATAGATCGCCGGGAACATCTCCGCATTCCCGTGCGTCTGTGTCTGTCGTTTTCCGGTGGAAAAATACGCGGCGACGGCACTGTGATGGACCTCTCACTCGGGGGTTGCATCATCAAGAGTGAGACGCAGGTGCATATCGACGACATTTTTTACTTGGAAATCGTCCTTGCCGAAGACGAGGTCCCGGTCGAGGTGGCGGCCATGGTGCGCTCCGTCAGTGCGCGCGGCATTGCGTTCAAATTCCTTCGCAAGGCTCAAGAGAACAAACGGCTTCTCAATTTCATCCAGTCACATTCGGGTTCCACATCCTCCGTGCTCTCCAAGGCCGTTGAATCAACGGTCTCGACGTAG
- a CDS encoding LemA family protein gives MERTWWKETAIVMAMIGALSVSGCGYNDLQGLDEDTKAAWSEVINQYQRRADLIPNLVATVKGYAAHEKETLEGVVNARAKATGVQVTPEVLKDPAAFEAFQKAQAGLTSALGRLIAIAENYPNLKADQNFRDLQSQLEGTENRITVARKRYIDRVAEYNKMVRYFPTNLTAKFLLHLEERPNFTVADENAVSKPPDVKF, from the coding sequence ATGGAGCGCACCTGGTGGAAAGAGACGGCGATCGTCATGGCGATGATCGGGGCATTGTCGGTATCCGGTTGCGGCTACAACGATCTCCAAGGTTTGGATGAAGATACCAAGGCTGCGTGGAGTGAAGTGATCAATCAGTATCAGCGCCGTGCCGACCTCATTCCCAATCTTGTCGCGACGGTCAAAGGGTACGCGGCCCACGAAAAGGAAACGCTTGAAGGAGTCGTCAATGCCCGGGCCAAGGCGACGGGGGTGCAAGTGACGCCCGAGGTGCTGAAAGACCCGGCTGCATTTGAAGCCTTTCAAAAGGCCCAAGCCGGTCTGACATCGGCGCTCGGCCGGCTCATCGCCATCGCCGAAAATTATCCGAACCTCAAGGCCGATCAAAATTTCAGAGATCTCCAGAGCCAGCTGGAAGGGACGGAGAATCGGATCACGGTGGCGCGCAAACGGTATATCGATCGTGTCGCGGAGTACAACAAGATGGTCCGGTATTTTCCGACCAACCTGACGGCCAAGTTTCTGCTGCACCTGGAAGAGCGGCCTAATTTTACGGTCGCCGATGAGAACGCCGTGTCGAAACCGCCGGACGTGAAGTTTTGA
- a CDS encoding TPM domain-containing protein, with protein sequence MSRLAFCCYLAAASFFLTTHASALDVPPLTGQVVDLAHVLPNSTVESLTAQLATHEAQSSNQVAVLVIPALEGEPLEEFSHRVATTWKLGQKGTDNGVLLVVAIGERKVRIEVGYGLEGALTDIRSAQIIRQEIVPRFRAGDFPGGVTGGINAILKTIEGTYQASEKAVPRQENDTLAQVAIAVMVGLFVGLVLMNAHRFIGPVAGAGISLLLAPWLVPALVASGVTLLLLFVISGSGVAGRSMRHRGIDDWVWYSSRGGGWGGGSFGGGGGGFSGGGGSFGGGGASGNW encoded by the coding sequence ATGAGCCGCCTCGCGTTCTGCTGTTATCTGGCCGCTGCCTCCTTCTTTTTAACAACGCATGCCTCCGCGCTCGATGTTCCTCCACTGACGGGGCAAGTTGTCGATCTCGCTCACGTCTTACCCAACTCCACGGTTGAGTCGCTCACTGCTCAACTTGCGACGCATGAAGCACAATCGAGCAACCAGGTCGCCGTGCTTGTCATTCCCGCCCTCGAAGGGGAACCCCTCGAAGAGTTCTCCCATCGCGTGGCGACCACGTGGAAACTTGGTCAGAAAGGCACCGACAACGGCGTCCTGCTGGTAGTGGCGATTGGAGAACGAAAAGTTCGAATTGAAGTCGGGTACGGCTTAGAGGGCGCATTGACCGACATTCGATCGGCGCAAATCATCAGACAGGAGATCGTTCCTCGCTTTCGCGCCGGTGATTTCCCGGGAGGAGTGACCGGTGGGATCAACGCCATTCTGAAGACCATCGAGGGGACCTATCAGGCATCTGAGAAAGCCGTCCCTCGACAGGAAAATGATACCCTCGCGCAGGTCGCGATTGCCGTCATGGTCGGATTATTCGTCGGGCTGGTGCTGATGAATGCACACCGATTCATCGGGCCGGTTGCGGGAGCGGGGATCTCTCTGCTACTGGCACCCTGGTTGGTACCGGCGCTCGTGGCAAGCGGTGTGACCCTGCTTCTGCTGTTCGTCATTAGTGGCTCCGGTGTGGCGGGAAGATCAATGCGACACCGAGGGATAGATGATTGGGTCTGGTACAGCAGCCGTGGCGGCGGGTGGGGTGGAGGATCGTTCGGCGGCGGAGGCGGTGGCTTCAGCGGTGGCGGCGGGAGTTTTGGAGGAGGTGGAGCCAGTGGAAACTGGTAA
- a CDS encoding TPM domain-containing protein, translated as METGNGLRLTAEEQERVRLAVHTAERHTNAEIVPMIVGRSGLYRDAQYRAGLVLALSALTILLTTELLWLPWDWHASNGAWLMLVIIVAYGTGVWLGTRVPIIRLLTSSERMRHKVRLRAERAFAQHAVSQTRERTGVLIMVSLLEHQIYVLPDQPLFQRVPMERWSQIAQAAVGRLKTGDVVGGLCQSIEACGLLLAEVSPSHRDDNPNELPNELVQEP; from the coding sequence GTGGAAACTGGTAATGGGCTTCGACTGACAGCCGAAGAACAGGAGCGGGTCAGGCTGGCGGTGCATACGGCGGAGCGACACACGAATGCTGAAATCGTTCCAATGATCGTTGGCCGGTCCGGGCTCTATCGCGATGCGCAATATCGGGCTGGACTGGTCCTCGCGCTGTCGGCCCTGACGATTCTGCTGACCACCGAACTGCTCTGGCTTCCCTGGGATTGGCATGCCTCCAACGGGGCTTGGCTGATGCTGGTTATAATCGTCGCCTATGGCACGGGAGTATGGCTCGGCACCCGCGTGCCTATCATCCGCCTGCTGACCTCGAGCGAGAGGATGCGACATAAAGTAAGGCTCAGAGCCGAGCGTGCGTTCGCCCAACATGCCGTGTCTCAGACGCGTGAGCGCACCGGCGTACTGATCATGGTGTCTCTCTTGGAGCATCAGATCTACGTGCTGCCGGATCAACCATTATTTCAACGCGTTCCAATGGAACGATGGTCGCAGATCGCGCAAGCCGCTGTCGGCCGATTGAAAACAGGCGATGTTGTCGGCGGGTTATGCCAGAGCATCGAGGCGTGCGGCCTTCTTCTTGCTGAGGTGAGCCCGAGCCACCGAGACGACAATCCCAATGAATTACCGAATGAATTGGTCCAGGAGCCGTAA
- a CDS encoding polymer-forming cytoskeletal protein, with protein MWKQEEGEGGEGERERERWVEDRRSQSKSGPTLPDEVAFVGKDVEFKGIITYSGTVRIDGALDGEIHTDGGLLVGPEAVIKAKVTAGTVVCHGTITGDIQATNQIVLRAPAVVQGSLTTPVLSMEEGVVFNGTLEMKAQAKAEMSKEMGANVVSITSRPPVQRLAA; from the coding sequence ATGTGGAAGCAGGAAGAGGGGGAAGGGGGAGAGGGAGAACGAGAGCGGGAACGCTGGGTGGAGGACAGGCGCAGCCAGTCCAAGAGCGGCCCGACACTTCCGGATGAGGTCGCTTTCGTCGGAAAAGACGTTGAGTTCAAGGGGATCATCACCTATTCCGGCACGGTACGCATTGATGGCGCGCTCGATGGCGAAATCCATACGGACGGCGGCTTGCTTGTGGGTCCGGAGGCGGTGATCAAGGCCAAGGTCACGGCTGGGACCGTGGTGTGCCACGGAACCATCACGGGAGATATCCAAGCGACGAACCAGATCGTGCTCCGTGCTCCCGCCGTTGTGCAAGGCAGCTTGACGACTCCGGTCCTATCGATGGAGGAAGGTGTCGTCTTCAACGGCACATTGGAAATGAAGGCGCAGGCCAAGGCGGAAATGTCAAAGGAGATGGGAGCAAACGTCGTCAGCATCACGAGCCGACCACCGGTTCAGCGACTCGCGGCGTGA
- a CDS encoding CopG family transcriptional regulator, whose product MKAKNLEKMFDEGKDVTPHLDLSKARRPGHEQRRVNVDFPNWIIDSLDIQARRLGVTRQSVIKMWIAERLKQEVKKAS is encoded by the coding sequence ATGAAGGCAAAGAATCTTGAGAAGATGTTCGATGAGGGGAAGGACGTAACGCCTCATCTCGATCTCTCGAAGGCGCGCCGTCCAGGGCATGAACAGAGACGAGTCAATGTCGATTTTCCCAATTGGATCATCGACTCATTGGACATACAAGCCCGGCGTCTCGGCGTGACGAGGCAATCCGTCATCAAAATGTGGATTGCAGAGCGATTGAAGCAGGAAGTGAAGAAGGCGAGTTGA
- a CDS encoding BrnT family toxin, producing MDFEFDPSKSAANLSKHGIDFVEAQKLWDDEDRLEISARTEDEPRYVLISVLDQKLWSAFFTYRKERIRLISVRRARKEERELYYEGKES from the coding sequence ATGGATTTTGAGTTTGATCCGTCAAAGAGCGCCGCTAATCTGAGCAAGCATGGGATCGATTTTGTGGAAGCCCAAAAGCTTTGGGACGATGAGGATCGGCTTGAGATCTCCGCAAGGACAGAAGATGAGCCCCGATACGTTCTTATTTCCGTTCTCGATCAGAAGCTTTGGTCTGCCTTTTTTACCTATCGGAAGGAACGAATCCGGCTGATTTCCGTTCGACGAGCCAGAAAGGAAGAGAGGGAACTCTACTATGAAGGCAAAGAATCTTGA